A window from Hoeflea sp. IMCC20628 encodes these proteins:
- a CDS encoding heme lyase CcmF/NrfE family subunit, translating to MITEIGHFALILALASAIVQSIAPLIGARRRDASLMAIGPMAAVTSLMLVAISFFALTNAYVTSDFSVQNVFENSHSLKPLLYKITGVWGNHEGSMLLWVLILTLFSGLVALFGRNLPDTLKANVLSVQAWITVAFLLFVLLTSNPFLRLDPAPVEGNDLNPILQDIGLAIHPPLLYLGYVGFSISFAFAIAALIEGRIDAAWARWVRPWTLTAWIFLTAGISMGSYWAYYELGWGGWWFWDPVENASFMPWLVGTALLHSALVMEKREALKIWTVLLAILTFSFSLLGTFLVRSGVLTSVHAFATDPTRGVFILGILVIFIGGALALFGFRAGTLKAGGMFAPISREGALVLNNLFLTTAAATVLIGTLYPLLLEATTGTKISVGPPFFNLTFGPLMVPLLLAVPFGPLLAWKRGDLAGAAHRLYFAIGIALMVGLGVVFLKTGAPVLAGLGIALGAFLVLGGLTDLALRAGIGRVGARVAWHRLAGLPRSAFGSALGHMGMGVTVIGVVAASVFSTETVVTMEPGDTASAGGYELRFDGLQDVTGANFTAQSGEFTVSRGGVEVAKIASAKRYYPARRMPTTEAGILTFGASQLYIALGDPEANGGLVVRIWWKSWVTFIWYGTILMVLGGILSLSDRRLRVGAPNRANARKAAKKNAEAPA from the coding sequence ATGATCACAGAAATCGGCCATTTCGCCCTGATCCTCGCCTTGGCGTCGGCAATTGTTCAATCGATCGCACCGCTGATTGGCGCGCGCCGTCGCGATGCCAGCCTGATGGCGATCGGTCCCATGGCAGCGGTGACGTCGCTGATGTTGGTGGCGATATCGTTCTTTGCGCTGACCAATGCCTATGTCACGTCGGATTTCTCGGTCCAGAATGTGTTCGAGAATTCGCATTCGCTCAAACCGCTGCTGTACAAGATCACCGGCGTTTGGGGCAATCATGAAGGCTCGATGCTGCTCTGGGTGCTGATCCTGACGCTGTTTTCAGGCCTTGTGGCGCTGTTCGGGCGCAATCTGCCCGATACGTTGAAAGCCAATGTGCTCTCGGTGCAGGCCTGGATCACCGTGGCGTTCCTGCTGTTCGTCCTGCTGACATCCAACCCGTTTCTGCGTCTCGATCCGGCGCCGGTTGAAGGCAATGATCTCAACCCGATCCTGCAGGACATTGGTCTCGCGATCCACCCGCCGCTGCTTTACCTCGGTTATGTCGGGTTTTCCATCTCGTTCGCGTTTGCCATTGCCGCGCTGATCGAAGGCCGGATTGACGCAGCCTGGGCTCGCTGGGTCCGTCCGTGGACCCTGACGGCGTGGATATTTCTCACTGCCGGGATCTCCATGGGCAGCTACTGGGCCTATTATGAGCTCGGCTGGGGCGGTTGGTGGTTCTGGGATCCGGTCGAAAACGCCTCGTTCATGCCCTGGCTGGTGGGCACAGCACTGCTCCATTCGGCGCTGGTAATGGAAAAGCGTGAGGCGCTGAAGATCTGGACGGTGCTGCTCGCCATTCTGACCTTCTCGTTCTCGCTGCTCGGCACCTTCCTGGTCCGCTCCGGCGTGCTGACATCGGTGCATGCCTTTGCCACCGATCCGACCCGTGGCGTGTTCATTCTGGGCATTCTGGTGATCTTCATCGGCGGCGCGCTGGCACTGTTCGGTTTCAGGGCGGGAACCTTGAAAGCCGGCGGCATGTTCGCACCGATCTCGCGCGAGGGCGCGCTGGTGCTCAACAACCTGTTTCTGACCACGGCTGCGGCGACCGTGCTGATTGGCACACTCTATCCATTGCTGCTGGAAGCCACGACCGGCACCAAGATTTCGGTCGGTCCACCATTCTTCAATCTGACGTTCGGACCGCTGATGGTTCCCTTGTTGCTGGCTGTGCCGTTCGGGCCGCTGCTGGCCTGGAAGCGTGGAGATCTGGCGGGTGCGGCACACCGGCTGTATTTCGCCATCGGCATTGCCTTGATGGTTGGTCTTGGCGTCGTCTTCCTCAAAACCGGTGCGCCGGTGCTGGCCGGTCTCGGTATTGCACTGGGCGCGTTCCTTGTTCTCGGCGGCCTGACCGACCTGGCGCTACGGGCTGGTATTGGCCGTGTCGGTGCGCGCGTTGCCTGGCACCGTCTGGCCGGACTGCCGCGCTCGGCCTTCGGCTCGGCGCTGGGTCACATGGGGATGGGTGTCACGGTGATAGGTGTTGTTGCCGCGAGCGTGTTCTCAACCGAAACCGTTGTCACAATGGAGCCCGGCGACACCGCCAGCGCAGGTGGCTACGAGCTGCGCTTTGATGGTCTTCAAGACGTGACCGGCGCCAACTTCACCGCCCAATCGGGTGAGTTCACGGTGTCGCGTGGTGGCGTTGAGGTGGCAAAAATTGCCTCGGCCAAGCGCTACTATCCGGCCCGCCGCATGCCCACGACAGAGGCCGGTATCCTGACCTTTGGCGCAAGTCAGCTCTATATCGCGCTCGGCGATCCCGAGGCCAATGGCGGGCTGGTGGTGCGGATCTGGTGGAAGTCCTGGGTGACCTTCATCTGGTACGGCACCATCCTGATGGTGCTGGGCGGCATTCTCTCGCTGTCCGACCGCCGGTTGCGCGTTGGTGCGCCCAACCGGGCCAATGCCAGGAAAGCAGCAAAGAAAAACGCCGAGGCTCCGGCGTGA
- the ccmE gene encoding cytochrome c maturation protein CcmE yields MNRKQKRLSIIAGGAVFLIAAAALITSALREQIVFFNSPTDVLSQPLAPGTRVRLGGLVEKGSIKRGENSSVTFLVTDTNASVKIRYIGILPDLFREGQGVVTEGVFSADEGTFMADSVLAKHDENYMPKEVADSLKAQGVWQDGDPTPGVETQ; encoded by the coding sequence ATGAACCGCAAGCAAAAACGATTGTCGATTATTGCCGGCGGCGCGGTGTTTCTTATCGCCGCCGCCGCGCTGATCACCTCGGCGTTGCGTGAGCAGATTGTGTTTTTCAATTCGCCCACCGATGTGCTCTCCCAACCGCTGGCGCCCGGAACCCGGGTGCGGCTAGGCGGTCTGGTTGAAAAAGGATCGATCAAGCGCGGCGAGAACTCGTCGGTGACATTCCTGGTCACCGACACCAACGCGTCGGTCAAGATACGCTATATCGGTATCTTGCCGGATCTGTTCCGCGAAGGTCAGGGCGTGGTCACCGAGGGCGTGTTCTCGGCGGATGAAGGTACCTTTATGGCCGACTCTGTTCTGGCCAAACATGACGAGAATTACATGCCCAAGGAAGTTGCCGATTCACTGAAGGCGCAAGGCGTCTGGCAGGACGGCGATCCGACACCCGGTGTCGAAACCCAATAA
- the ccmI gene encoding c-type cytochrome biogenesis protein CcmI — MIFWVIAAVMTAATTLALLGPVARSRSSKSDIPELHDVEVYRDQLTEVDRDLADGLVDPVQAEVARTEISRRLLAAARKGDAAIAEGKRADSRGLRRAAVAAIAIFMPLAAVVTYLELGRPDLPQMPLAARLQAQPEGTDIAMLIAQAERHLAENPRDGRGWDVVAPIYLRTGRFAESAAAFQKAISILGPSPTRLASLGEALFSAAGGVVTEEASLAFQTARELDSTDPRPRFFLAVALAQSGKTTEARAAFNGMLQSAPADAPWIPAVQSQLAALGADTGPTPLQGTGTVTPRDPTAADIAAAQNMSPDQRQAMIGSMIDNLEAKLAENPDNIAGWLRLVQSHVVTGNRDRAQAAFDRAIAAFAPSGKESQELNEMARELGLITGSTLGGVQMAPNTGTKKAVPVERSDAAKSPFILQGARVNPEAEDAPSTAPGGPSEADMAAAATMPVEDRTAMIRDMVASLDAKLVDNPDNIEGWLRLVRSYAVLGDRAAAEQAMSRAGVTFPGGSEGGQALAQLALQLGLEPVAEGQ; from the coding sequence ATGATATTTTGGGTAATCGCAGCCGTCATGACCGCCGCAACGACCTTGGCCCTCCTCGGGCCGGTGGCGCGTAGTCGTTCTTCCAAGTCCGATATTCCTGAACTGCATGATGTCGAGGTGTATCGGGATCAGTTGACCGAAGTCGACCGCGACCTGGCTGACGGTCTCGTCGATCCGGTTCAGGCCGAAGTTGCGCGCACCGAGATTTCGCGTCGTTTGTTGGCAGCAGCCCGCAAGGGTGATGCGGCAATCGCTGAGGGCAAGCGCGCTGACAGCCGCGGATTGCGTCGAGCAGCGGTGGCGGCTATCGCGATTTTCATGCCGCTGGCAGCAGTGGTAACCTATCTGGAACTCGGGCGACCCGACCTGCCGCAAATGCCGCTTGCAGCGCGGCTTCAGGCCCAGCCTGAGGGCACGGACATCGCCATGCTGATTGCGCAGGCAGAGCGGCATCTGGCTGAAAATCCTCGGGACGGTCGCGGATGGGACGTGGTTGCACCGATTTATCTCAGGACCGGTCGCTTCGCCGAATCCGCTGCGGCGTTTCAAAAGGCAATATCGATTCTGGGACCATCGCCGACCCGGCTTGCAAGCCTTGGCGAGGCTTTGTTCTCGGCCGCCGGCGGTGTTGTGACCGAAGAAGCCAGCCTTGCTTTCCAGACTGCCCGCGAGCTCGATTCGACTGATCCGAGACCCAGATTCTTTCTGGCGGTCGCATTGGCCCAGTCAGGCAAGACAACGGAAGCCCGCGCGGCCTTTAACGGCATGCTTCAAAGCGCGCCCGCCGATGCGCCCTGGATTCCGGCAGTGCAAAGCCAACTGGCAGCACTGGGGGCCGATACCGGACCCACTCCGCTGCAGGGCACCGGGACTGTGACACCGCGCGATCCGACCGCCGCCGACATTGCCGCCGCGCAGAACATGAGCCCGGACCAGCGTCAGGCCATGATAGGCTCGATGATTGACAATCTGGAAGCCAAGCTTGCCGAAAATCCCGACAACATTGCCGGATGGCTGCGGCTCGTGCAGTCACATGTCGTGACCGGCAACCGCGACAGGGCCCAAGCTGCGTTCGATCGCGCCATTGCCGCATTTGCCCCCTCGGGCAAGGAAAGCCAGGAACTAAATGAAATGGCTAGAGAGCTCGGTCTGATCACCGGCTCGACGCTTGGTGGTGTCCAAATGGCGCCCAACACCGGAACCAAGAAGGCTGTGCCGGTCGAGCGGTCGGATGCTGCAAAAAGCCCGTTTATTCTGCAGGGTGCGCGCGTTAATCCTGAAGCTGAAGATGCGCCATCCACCGCACCGGGCGGGCCTTCGGAGGCAGATATGGCGGCTGCAGCCACCATGCCGGTCGAGGACCGGACTGCCATGATCCGCGACATGGTTGCGTCGCTTGATGCCAAGCTTGTCGACAATCCGGACAATATCGAGGGTTGGTTGCGGCTGGTGCGCTCTTACGCTGTGTTGGGCGATCGGGCAGCTGCCGAGCAGGCGATGAGCCGGGCCGGCGTGACATTTCCCGGCGGTAGCGAGGGCGGACAAGCCTTGGCTCAACTCGCGCTCCAACTCGGACTTGAACCTGTGGCGGAGGGCCAATGA